The following are from one region of the Caldisericia bacterium genome:
- a CDS encoding TldD/PmbA family protein has translation MIEDLIRSIVKRSDVDYLEIRVEKGEKTGVEIKGRSLETLKRGRFFGGNARVLVGGVWGFVYFNSLGEIKRKVEDAISQAKTLKGLIKEKSTLASADVVEVKFKPKVIKHPEDISLEEKVKTLMKYNEIFFSAGNEIVGTFIRYNDTVKKVYFANSEGTYVEQDVIDIGSTMMVIASNGKETQRSKVDFGSSNDISVMFGLEEEVKEKAKLAIELLNAKEIKGGNFPVVIDQELGGVFIHEAFGHLSEGDNIYENENLKRIMKIGRVFGSEGLNVFDTGDMEGKRGFVMYDSEGVKTKKVYLIKNGVLYGRLHSRETAGKMNEEATGNGRAISYNFPPIPRMRITCIENGKVDFSDLIKDVKFGVYAKGAFGGQTNGELFTFVPEVSYIIRDGKISEMVKNISLSGNVFTTLKNIVGIGNDFEIHDSGGGCGKGNQYPLPVSHGSPHILISNALVGGKG, from the coding sequence TTGATTGAAGATTTAATAAGGAGCATTGTAAAAAGGAGTGATGTTGATTATCTGGAGATTAGGGTTGAAAAGGGAGAGAAGACAGGAGTTGAAATAAAGGGAAGAAGTTTAGAGACATTAAAGAGAGGTAGGTTCTTTGGAGGAAATGCCAGGGTTTTAGTAGGCGGTGTATGGGGTTTTGTATATTTCAATAGCCTTGGTGAGATAAAAAGAAAGGTTGAAGATGCCATATCTCAGGCAAAAACCCTGAAAGGACTCATAAAGGAGAAATCCACTCTTGCATCCGCTGATGTAGTTGAAGTAAAATTTAAACCTAAAGTAATCAAACATCCTGAGGATATTTCTCTTGAGGAGAAGGTAAAAACACTCATGAAATATAATGAAATCTTTTTCTCGGCTGGTAATGAAATAGTAGGAACTTTTATAAGGTATAATGACACAGTTAAAAAAGTTTATTTTGCCAATTCAGAGGGAACTTATGTTGAACAGGATGTTATAGATATAGGATCAACAATGATGGTGATTGCAAGTAATGGAAAGGAAACACAGAGAAGTAAAGTTGATTTTGGAAGTAGTAATGATATTTCTGTGATGTTTGGTCTTGAAGAGGAAGTTAAAGAAAAGGCAAAACTTGCAATTGAATTGTTGAATGCTAAAGAGATTAAGGGAGGAAACTTTCCTGTTGTTATAGACCAGGAACTTGGAGGAGTCTTTATCCATGAAGCTTTTGGTCATCTAAGTGAAGGAGACAACATTTACGAAAATGAGAACTTAAAAAGAATCATGAAGATTGGAAGAGTTTTTGGCTCGGAAGGCTTAAATGTTTTTGATACAGGCGATATGGAGGGTAAGAGAGGTTTTGTTATGTATGATTCAGAGGGTGTAAAAACAAAAAAAGTTTACCTTATCAAGAATGGTGTGCTTTATGGAAGACTACATTCAAGAGAAACTGCAGGAAAGATGAATGAGGAAGCTACAGGTAATGGAAGGGCGATATCCTATAATTTCCCTCCTATACCGAGGATGAGAATTACATGTATAGAGAATGGTAAGGTTGATTTTTCTGATCTTATAAAAGATGTGAAGTTTGGGGTTTATGCAAAAGGAGCCTTTGGTGGTCAAACCAATGGAGAACTATTTACATTTGTGCCTGAAGTTTCGTACATAATAAGGGATGGGAAGATTTCAGAAATGGTTAAAAACATCTCTCTTTCTGGAAATGTGTTTACAACTCTTAAAAACATTGTAGGTATAGGTAATGATTTTGAGATACACGATTCTGGTGGTGGATGTGGAAAGGGAAATCAGTATCCGCTCCCGGTGAGTCATGGTTCTCCACACATACTTATAAGCAATGCACTTGTTGGAGGTAAGGGATGA